From a region of the Leptospira kmetyi serovar Malaysia str. Bejo-Iso9 genome:
- a CDS encoding MaoC family dehydratase encodes MYQKGKSYEEIEIGDKASFSKTITETDIYLFAGISGDFNPLHVDEEYAKTTMFGTRIAHGGLAASLLAPVLGMKLPGLGTVALETVTKFRKPVYPGDTVTCTVEVKNKIAKMKMVEMKILWTNQKGDTIGKGECKVLPPGSN; translated from the coding sequence ATGTATCAAAAAGGGAAATCCTACGAAGAAATAGAAATCGGAGACAAGGCGAGTTTTTCAAAAACGATCACGGAAACGGATATCTATCTTTTCGCGGGAATCAGCGGAGATTTTAATCCGCTCCACGTCGACGAAGAATATGCAAAAACCACGATGTTCGGAACTCGGATCGCACACGGAGGTCTTGCGGCTTCCTTGCTCGCGCCCGTTCTCGGGATGAAACTTCCGGGACTCGGAACCGTAGCCTTGGAAACGGTCACCAAGTTTCGTAAGCCGGTTTATCCGGGAGATACGGTGACTTGTACGGTCGAAGTGAAGAATAAGATCGCGAAGATGAAGATGGTGGAGATGAAAATTCTCTGGACCAATCAGAAAGGGGATACGATCGGCAAGGGAGAATGTAAGGTTCTTCCGCCCGGATCGAATTGA
- a CDS encoding thiolase C-terminal domain-containing protein encodes MNPVLLGISDSVASDFSEEYKEWSGEKKVLEHYKKSISDLLGFLEMKPETLKDILTDFVSIEPASLGKTGYGHSVRIANELGYTGFRSHLVDLGGASVTGALGQARTILQSDPEAVVLIAAADIPKSSFRQVSDMKRLNETVCHPVYELNYGATLIAMYGLLMKRMMFENEITQKDLETITKKFRANAIVNPRASVYQQEITEKQLSRTIADPYPAPMIAIVTDHGFATLLMSEKKAKKLQSQGKIKKEIDPMYLIGAGHAAHAEYFMLKGDFATPAGRAGDIAFASAGIAREDIDYAWIYDCFTGMVILQSSEYFGMSKKDAAESLKNGKLIFKNGKTISVNEMGGILNYQAAMSMSAATGLIDVAAHYGLYSRSVPNVQTTRPGKSLVGGNGGVDSINSVAIFSSTPSKLKPKKVKPRRLFLNQNGAKENEVGTVYSSTTVNMNPGSFTKAPYSLALVKMKAGRYVMVNVFDSKGELLKTDQALQIDRSKLKIVNENGFLKGILS; translated from the coding sequence ATGAATCCTGTCTTACTGGGAATAAGCGACTCCGTCGCCTCCGACTTTTCGGAAGAGTATAAAGAATGGTCCGGAGAAAAAAAAGTATTAGAACATTATAAAAAATCAATATCCGATCTTCTCGGTTTTCTGGAAATGAAACCCGAAACTCTCAAGGACATTCTCACGGATTTTGTGAGCATCGAACCCGCGTCCTTGGGTAAAACCGGATACGGTCATAGCGTTCGGATCGCAAACGAACTCGGTTATACGGGCTTTCGTTCTCATCTTGTGGATTTAGGCGGAGCGAGCGTGACCGGAGCCTTGGGGCAAGCGAGAACCATTCTCCAGTCCGATCCGGAAGCCGTCGTGTTGATCGCCGCGGCCGATATACCCAAGTCGTCGTTTAGACAAGTATCGGATATGAAACGTTTGAACGAAACCGTATGTCATCCCGTGTACGAACTCAACTACGGAGCGACCTTGATCGCGATGTACGGACTTTTGATGAAAAGAATGATGTTCGAAAACGAAATCACGCAGAAGGATTTGGAAACGATCACGAAAAAATTCAGAGCGAACGCGATCGTAAATCCGAGGGCCAGCGTTTATCAACAAGAGATCACCGAAAAGCAACTTTCAAGAACGATCGCGGATCCCTATCCGGCTCCTATGATCGCAATCGTAACGGATCACGGCTTTGCGACTCTTCTTATGTCCGAGAAGAAGGCTAAAAAACTCCAATCGCAAGGTAAGATCAAAAAAGAAATCGATCCGATGTATCTGATCGGTGCGGGTCACGCGGCCCATGCCGAATACTTTATGCTCAAGGGAGATTTTGCGACTCCGGCGGGAAGAGCGGGTGATATCGCCTTTGCGTCCGCGGGAATCGCAAGAGAAGACATCGACTACGCTTGGATCTACGATTGTTTTACGGGAATGGTGATTCTACAATCCTCCGAATACTTCGGAATGTCCAAAAAGGACGCGGCAGAAAGTTTAAAGAATGGAAAGCTAATATTCAAAAACGGTAAAACGATTTCCGTAAACGAAATGGGCGGAATTCTAAATTACCAAGCCGCCATGTCCATGTCCGCTGCCACGGGTTTGATCGACGTCGCCGCGCATTACGGATTGTATTCCCGTTCGGTTCCGAACGTTCAAACGACTCGTCCCGGAAAATCCTTGGTGGGCGGAAATGGAGGAGTGGACAGCATCAATTCGGTCGCGATCTTTTCTTCGACGCCTTCCAAGTTAAAACCGAAGAAGGTAAAGCCGAGACGTCTTTTTCTAAATCAAAACGGAGCCAAGGAAAACGAAGTCGGAACCGTTTATTCTTCCACAACCGTGAATATGAATCCCGGTTCATTTACGAAGGCGCCTTATTCTTTAGCGCTCGTAAAAATGAAAGCGGGAAGATATGTGATGGTAAACGTCTTTGATTCCAAAGGAGAACTTCTCAAAACCGATCAGGCCCTGCAAATCGATCGTTCGAAATTAAAAATCGTAAATGAAAACGGTTTTTTGAAAGGAATTTTATCTTGA
- a CDS encoding suppressor of fused domain protein produces MTHSTEPKVIYQEANPYGTFTAYLEDDGRSVYLYLQGEQNPEFGIKSVWVCNRIEAPEKRSVKDLSSGLAPVLVRSEVNETKAHPPLEEKDLYFIWTEEGDGVALFYKENLIAFLPPWSGIKGFHGYSLHAKVESITAYPLGNSEYGIIPDRVRASRDFWEARSKQGAWKEIQEKRLSFLESKFGKHDKYWSADGGKYPQLGIARFQSDRYPGILIYSTIGMSAQNMPTVELFHKDYEDHARIELLLAVKIGSEGLERSESWVPHLIGELIRFPWNMAKWFGDGHTITMSRKDPEALYLNFTSVLFRDMGSFTSLTDAPDLSGLVSENGKQVKFLTLLPTSEEEKEYAQKGGIDSFFRIWNERQYPWYHDAERQTLI; encoded by the coding sequence ATGACTCATTCAACCGAACCGAAAGTAATCTATCAGGAAGCGAACCCTTACGGAACCTTCACGGCGTATTTGGAAGACGATGGAAGATCCGTGTATCTTTATCTTCAAGGAGAACAAAATCCGGAATTTGGAATCAAATCCGTATGGGTTTGTAATCGGATCGAAGCTCCGGAAAAACGAAGCGTAAAGGATCTTTCCAGCGGACTCGCGCCCGTTTTAGTTCGTTCCGAAGTGAACGAAACGAAAGCTCATCCGCCTTTGGAGGAAAAGGATCTTTATTTTATCTGGACCGAAGAAGGGGACGGCGTTGCGCTTTTTTATAAGGAGAATTTGATCGCGTTTCTTCCTCCCTGGTCGGGAATCAAAGGGTTTCACGGTTATTCTTTGCATGCAAAGGTGGAATCGATCACGGCGTATCCTCTCGGAAATTCGGAATACGGAATTATACCCGATCGAGTGCGGGCTTCCCGCGATTTTTGGGAAGCGAGGTCCAAACAAGGCGCTTGGAAAGAAATTCAAGAGAAACGTCTTTCGTTTTTGGAATCTAAATTCGGAAAACATGATAAATATTGGTCCGCGGACGGAGGAAAATATCCTCAACTCGGAATCGCGCGTTTTCAATCCGATCGATATCCGGGAATTCTAATCTATTCCACGATCGGAATGAGCGCGCAGAACATGCCTACCGTGGAACTTTTTCACAAGGACTACGAGGATCACGCGAGAATCGAATTGCTTCTCGCCGTTAAAATCGGTTCGGAAGGATTGGAACGATCGGAATCTTGGGTTCCTCATTTGATCGGAGAATTGATTCGTTTTCCTTGGAACATGGCCAAGTGGTTCGGCGACGGACATACGATTACGATGTCGCGCAAAGATCCCGAAGCGTTGTATTTGAATTTTACTTCCGTTCTTTTCAGAGACATGGGAAGTTTTACTTCCTTAACCGATGCGCCGGATTTATCGGGACTCGTTTCCGAAAACGGAAAACAAGTTAAATTCTTAACCTTATTGCCGACTTCGGAAGAGGAAAAAGAATACGCGCAAAAAGGCGGAATCGATTCTTTTTTTCGGATTTGGAATGAAAGACAATATCCTTGGTATCACGACGCGGAAAGACAGACTCTGATTTAA
- a CDS encoding GAF domain-containing SpoIIE family protein phosphatase codes for MRNILLLFISLILLSIALLVGVLQSSSETLRPPFYYYPNGTIIQSSEEFPGILGKKVDLLELEIAVKMAESGQSYENGIHVYNKGVSETIPVILAPKSDYAVIQDFTRDILISLLYLSVAIWFFFYTRDLYMLLLFGSLSCLSLFNFFLVGFHEFHFLFFFFLYFTAFVILNISFRLRGKELPTRWFAPEIIFSLIAGFVGKSQKADPHIFGIIATNGVYFILFCSVICIFFLVLDSIRNLFPLQSLFKKFSLIVAFSAISILPFVSVEFSELISPDLSKLLILSAFLIFPALIIYGTFTYSIVPVQIAFSSSLTSIYLILILAGGYLFLLGAFFKFNPIAADKYLEEFNILFLCSSVYTASSINRRLSSLVDTWGFKRNQKLHSALEEISAMISAPISMRATINSLMRKVSEALDISKVLVLIPADKFPRTDLKNINFIRISSNSEIWQYFASNTEVIVTTHLAYGLGIRESVYKFLHNSGVQLTYPIFNYSKGKEVLGVFLVGEKNNRKNFNLGELHFLKECTRMASMLLQNYALLAEEVEKKRIVRDLNMASIIDKTLHVAEGEPIKGINIGFFSIPAVGISGDYLDLQKLNSNTMLLALGDVSGHGLGTGYLVSAIRGIIQNQIRKKSDLSTIFRVINSFLIERYRGSEFMTFICGEYNSQEETFKYINAGHSSPICIRKSGKVELRTETQRVLGVLPTEYKHLTIPIYPGDKLILFTDGVTETFNDNEEIFGDENFLNLLKNNHQLNPQDLTDLVLKTIQDYRGKKDPSDDISFICLEVNEKTNELKRNLS; via the coding sequence GTGAGAAACATACTTTTATTATTCATTTCGCTGATTCTTCTCAGCATTGCGTTGCTCGTCGGAGTTTTACAATCTTCGTCGGAAACGTTACGACCTCCTTTTTATTATTATCCGAACGGAACGATCATCCAAAGCAGCGAAGAATTTCCGGGCATTCTCGGTAAAAAAGTCGATCTTCTGGAATTGGAAATCGCGGTGAAGATGGCCGAGTCCGGACAATCTTACGAAAACGGAATACACGTTTACAACAAGGGAGTCAGTGAAACGATTCCCGTGATTCTCGCACCCAAATCCGATTACGCGGTCATTCAGGATTTTACAAGAGACATTCTGATTTCGCTTTTGTATCTTTCGGTTGCGATTTGGTTTTTCTTTTACACGAGAGATCTCTATATGCTTTTGTTGTTCGGATCCTTATCGTGTTTGAGTTTGTTCAACTTTTTCCTGGTCGGGTTTCACGAATTTCACTTCCTATTTTTCTTTTTTCTTTATTTTACAGCATTCGTAATCTTGAATATTTCATTCCGTCTTCGAGGAAAGGAACTTCCAACGCGCTGGTTTGCACCGGAGATCATCTTTTCCTTGATCGCGGGTTTTGTGGGCAAATCTCAGAAAGCGGATCCGCATATTTTCGGAATCATCGCGACCAACGGAGTTTATTTTATTCTTTTCTGCTCCGTGATTTGTATCTTCTTTCTCGTCTTGGATTCGATACGGAATCTTTTTCCTCTTCAGAGTTTATTCAAGAAGTTCAGTCTGATCGTCGCCTTCAGCGCGATTTCGATTCTTCCTTTCGTTTCCGTCGAATTTTCGGAACTCATCTCACCCGATCTTTCCAAACTTTTGATCTTATCCGCCTTTTTGATTTTTCCGGCGCTGATCATATACGGAACGTTTACGTATTCGATCGTTCCGGTTCAGATCGCGTTCAGTTCTTCGCTCACGTCGATTTATCTGATTCTGATCTTGGCGGGCGGTTATCTTTTCTTACTCGGAGCGTTTTTTAAATTCAATCCGATCGCCGCGGATAAATACTTAGAGGAATTCAATATTCTCTTTTTATGTTCGAGCGTTTATACGGCGAGTTCGATCAACAGACGTCTTTCGAGTCTTGTAGACACGTGGGGTTTTAAACGGAATCAAAAATTACATTCCGCTTTGGAGGAAATTTCGGCGATGATCAGCGCCCCGATTTCGATGAGGGCGACGATCAACAGTTTGATGAGAAAGGTTTCCGAGGCGTTGGACATCTCTAAAGTTCTCGTTTTGATTCCCGCGGATAAGTTTCCGAGAACGGATCTAAAGAATATCAACTTCATTAGAATCTCCTCAAATTCAGAAATCTGGCAGTATTTCGCCTCCAATACCGAGGTGATCGTAACCACACACCTCGCGTACGGGCTCGGAATCCGCGAATCGGTCTATAAATTTTTGCATAACTCGGGAGTGCAGCTAACGTATCCGATCTTCAATTATTCCAAGGGAAAAGAGGTTTTGGGCGTGTTTCTCGTGGGCGAAAAGAACAACAGAAAGAACTTCAATCTCGGAGAACTTCACTTTTTGAAGGAATGTACGCGAATGGCTTCGATGTTGTTGCAGAATTACGCGCTTTTGGCCGAAGAAGTCGAGAAAAAAAGAATCGTACGCGATCTCAACATGGCTTCGATCATCGACAAAACTCTTCACGTTGCGGAAGGAGAACCGATCAAAGGAATTAACATAGGATTCTTTTCGATTCCGGCGGTGGGAATCTCCGGAGACTACTTAGATCTGCAAAAATTAAATTCGAATACGATGTTGTTGGCTTTAGGAGACGTTTCAGGTCACGGATTGGGAACAGGATACCTAGTGAGCGCGATTAGAGGCATCATACAGAATCAAATTCGAAAAAAATCGGACTTATCGACGATCTTTAGAGTGATCAACTCGTTTCTTATCGAGAGATATAGAGGAAGCGAGTTCATGACTTTCATCTGCGGAGAATATAATTCTCAGGAAGAAACGTTTAAATACATCAACGCGGGTCATTCTTCTCCGATTTGTATTCGAAAAAGCGGAAAAGTAGAATTAAGAACCGAGACTCAAAGAGTTTTAGGCGTGCTTCCTACCGAGTATAAACACTTAACGATACCGATTTATCCGGGTGATAAGTTGATTTTATTCACCGATGGAGTCACTGAAACGTTCAATGATAACGAAGAGATCTTCGGTGATGAGAATTTTTTAAATCTTTTGAAGAACAATCACCAATTAAATCCGCAAGATCTAACGGATCTTGTACTAAAAACAATTCAAGACTATCGTGGAAAGAAAGATCCTAGCGATGATATATCGTTCATCTGTCTTGAAGTGAACGAGAAGACTAACGAATTAAAAAGAAATCTCTCTTAG